The Pseudomonas sp. Marseille-Q3773 DNA window AAAAGCGAGGATCAGGCCGATCAGGCTCAGCACGTCCATCAGACGCACGCCTCCACCAGGTGCTTGCCGATTTCGTCCAGGCTGTACACCGCGTCGGCAAGGTTGGCCTTGACGATGGCCATGGGCATGCCATAGATCACGCAGCTGGCTTCATCCTGGGCCCACACCGTGCTGCCGCCCTGTTTGAGCAGGCGTGCACCTTCACGGCCATCGGCGCCCATGCCGGTGAGCACCACCGACAGCACCTTGTCGCCATACGACTTGGCCGCCGAGCCGAAGGTGATGTCCACGCACGGCTTGTAGTTCAGGCGCTCGTCGCCGGGCAGGATCTTCACTGCGCCACGGCCGTCGATCATCATCTGCTTGCCACCCGGCGCCAGCAGCGCCAGGCCAGGGCGCAGCAGGTCGCCATCCTCGGCTTCCTTGACGCTGATGCGGCACAGTTTGTCGAGGCGTTCGGCAAAGGCCTTGGTGAATGCCGCAGGCATGTGCTGGATCAGCACGATCGGTGCCGGGAAGTTGGCGGGCAGCTGGGTCAGCACCCGTTGCAGGGCCACCGGGCCACCGGTGGAAGTGCCGATGGCCACCAGCTTGTAAGGCTTGCGCTTGGGCGCCGGTGAATGTGCTGTCGCTGCGGCCGGGGCCGTCACCCGGGCAGGCACGGCAGTGCGCGCCGGGGCCGGGCTGGCGAAGTTGCTGGCAGGCGTCGGCGTGGCTACTGGCGCCGGGCTGGCGTAGCTGCCAAAGCGGCGGTTGCTGCGGGAAATGGTATGCACCTTCTCGCATAGCAGCTGCTTGACCTTGTCAGGGTTGCGCGAGATGTCCTCGAAGTTTTTCGGCAGGTAGTCCACCGCGCCGGCATCCAACGCATCAAGGGTGACCCGGGCGCCTTCATGGGTCAGCGACGAGAACATCAACACCGGCGTCGGGCAGCGCTGCATGATGTGCCGCACCGCCGTGATGCCGTCCATCATGGGCATTTCGTAGTCCATGGTGATGACATCGGGCTTGAGCGCCAGCGCCTGGTCGATTGCTTCCCTGCCGTTGGTCGCGGTACCCACCACCTGGATCGTTGGATCCGCCGAGAGGATTTCCGAGACGCGGCGGCGGAAGAAACCGGAATCATCCACCACCAGGACCTTGACTGCCATAAACACTCCGTTAGGCGGCGCAGCCCGCCAGGGTGCGCCACCGAAATCAAATACGCCGTGCGGCGTAACGCTTGAGCATGCTCGGGACGTCGAGAATCAACGCGATGCGACCGTCGCCGGTGATGGTGGCCCCGGACATGCCCGGAGTGCCCTGCAGCATCTTGCCCAGCGGCTTGATTACCACTTCTTCCTGGCCAACCAGTTGATCGACGACAAAGCCGATGCGCTGGGTGCCGACCGAGAGGATCACCACATGGCCTTCGTGCTGCTCTTCGTGCACCTGGCCCTGGACCAGCCAGCGCTTGAGGTAGAACAGCGGCAATGCCTTGTCGCGCACGATCACCACTTCCTGGCCGTCGACCACATTGGTGCGCGACAGGTCGAGATGGAAGATCTCGTTGACGTTGACCAGCGGGAAGGCAAACGCCTGGTTGCCCAGCATCACCATCAGCGTAGGCATGATCGCCAAGGTCAGCGGCACCTTGATGACGATCTTCGAGCCCTGGCCCTTGGCCGAGAAGATGTTGATCGAGCCGTTGAGCTGGGAGATCTTGGTCTTCACCACGTCCATGCCGACACCACGGCCAGACACGTCGGAAATCTCCGTCTTGGTCGAGAAGCCCGGGGCGAAGATCAGGTTGTAGCAATCCGACTCGCTGAGGCGCTCGGCGGCGTCCTTGTCCATCAGACCCTTTTCCACGGCCTTGGCGCGCAGGATGTTGGGGTCCATGCCCTTGCCGTCGTCAGAGATCGACAACAGGATGTGGTCGCCTTCCTGTTCGGCCGACAGCACCACCCGGCCGGTACGTGGCTTGCCAGCGGCCTCGCGCTCCTCGGGCATTTCCACACCGTGGTCGACCGCGTTGCGCACCAGGTGCACCAGTGGGTCGGCCAGGGCTTCGACCAGGTTCTTGTCGAGGTCGGTGTCTTCCCCGACCAG harbors:
- a CDS encoding chemotaxis response regulator protein-glutamate methylesterase, whose product is MAVKVLVVDDSGFFRRRVSEILSADPTIQVVGTATNGREAIDQALALKPDVITMDYEMPMMDGITAVRHIMQRCPTPVLMFSSLTHEGARVTLDALDAGAVDYLPKNFEDISRNPDKVKQLLCEKVHTISRSNRRFGSYASPAPVATPTPASNFASPAPARTAVPARVTAPAAATAHSPAPKRKPYKLVAIGTSTGGPVALQRVLTQLPANFPAPIVLIQHMPAAFTKAFAERLDKLCRISVKEAEDGDLLRPGLALLAPGGKQMMIDGRGAVKILPGDERLNYKPCVDITFGSAAKSYGDKVLSVVLTGMGADGREGARLLKQGGSTVWAQDEASCVIYGMPMAIVKANLADAVYSLDEIGKHLVEACV